The genomic stretch AGGTTAATAACGCCCTTAAAACCATCCAATAAGTCTAGATCCTCTGCAATAAAAGGATCAACATTCTTAAGCTCCCCATACTTACAGTTATCTAATGCGATAGTAATTGTATGCATTTCAAGTATTTCCATTGGGTCTATGTCTTGTAGATTTTCATTATCTTTTTGAAGCTTCTCAATATCAAGATTTGGAACAAGCAATAATGATTTTCGTGTACGGTCTTCCGTATATGCCTTAATATCTTTTACAGAAGCATACCCTTCTATTTCAAGATAAGGCCCATTTATACTTAGATCTGTGATATCACTCTCGACGATAGCATTCCTATCAACCGGTATATTTTTATTATCAATAGAGGAAATAAACAAAGGTAACGCCTCTCTCTTTTACTTAAAGTCACGGACTATTAATTCTGAAACTCGACTTGTATTATCAAAATTCAGTGATACCATCCGTGATGAATCAAAGTACTCATTTTTACTTCTTGCGTTAATCCATTCAACCAGCTGCTCACTTGTTTCCAACATATCACCATCTGAGATGACTTCTAATTGCTGATATAATCCCCGATTTGTTTCGTATTCATGCAAATCTGGAATAAAATGAGCAAATGGTTTCCTTAACAAGGCAAATTCGAAAACGGAAGAAGAATAATCTGTCATAAATGCATCAGCTATAAGCATCCATTCATTAATGAAACCTGACGAAGCAACTAATACATTACTGAATTCTGCAAGCTTATTCAGTTCTTCAACAGGTGTATATGGATGTGCTTTGTAAATAATTTGAACGTTGGGGTTAATTGCTTTAGCAATATCTTTGATTACCTTCTCCATGTTCAAATTTGATTCTCGCTGCGCTCCTCCTGCCCGGTAAGTTGGAGCAATTAACACACGGACCGTATCGACATTGTTCCAAATTGGAAAGCTGCTGAAAAGTTTCTTTTCAACAGCTTCAACGTCCTTAACGGATGTAAATAAATCTGTTCGGGGAACACCAATAGGAATAACGCGTTCTTGCGGAAGATTAAAAGCTTCTGCATAAAAAGGTACAACGCTAGTAGAAGAAACATACACATGCGTATACGTGGCATGGATCGGTACAAGCTTTAAATAAGATGGATTCGGGCCGAAATTGGTTCCTATTGTGCTGTATCCAAACTTTTTAAATGCTCCTGCGGCATGCCATAATTGGACTATCTTAAGGTTTTGGTCTTCCTTAATCAAGTACACTGGCAAGTAGTAATCATCTAAGATGACACATTTAGCTTCAGCAAGATAGGGAATTTCTTTCAGCATGGAGAGATTCCACTTATTTGCCCCTCTTATAAAGCGAACCTTTGCATTCGGCACCTGGCGCAATAGTTCATCATATACATAAGCCAGATTGCCTTCTGGTTTATCAGTTCTATATAGAGCAAATAAGTAGTACTCTCTATTCCCATTGTTCTTAAATCTATAAAGTTTATAAGCTAGACGGAATAAACTTCTATACAGCCAGATAAAAATTCTCTTCCATGGTGACAGAGAATCCATTTAAATAAGCCACCTCATGACAGTCTTACCCCATGAATTGGACAAGTCGCTCTCAAAAGCGTCCGTCGCATCTTCTATTTTTTTAACTTCGTGTACCTCTCCGATGATGGTACTAAGGTATTCCACAATCTCTGGATAATCTCTGTAGATATCGACCGTTCTTTGGAAATCAGCTGCTCCGCTGCGGCTGCTGCCAAGCAAAGTCAATCCTTTTTCTAGTACCATTCTAGTGTTCACTTCAATAGGATATTCACTAACTCCCAGTAAGCAAACAGTACCTTCAGGTTTGATATGATCGATAATCTGATCCAGCGCATACTGACTGCCTTTCCCGCCTGCACATTCAATTGCATGGTCAATGGAAACTTCATCCGGTATCTCGTCAATCTTATATGCATTATCTACGAAAGAGAATCTTGCCAGCTTGTAGTCCGTCTTGCCGAAGATGGAAACAATGCTTTCTGGGTACAATTTCTTAAGAAGAAGGCATGTAATGAATCCTAGATTTCCGTCACCCCATACACCAAATGAATCCTTCTGTATGTGTGATTTCTTCTCAAACCTACTTATCGCATGTACTGCAATTGTAACCAATTCGGTAAAAGCAGCTACATTCATATTTATATCTTCAGGAAGTTCTACGATACGATCTTCATCAAGAAACACGTAGTCTTGCATGAATCCATCATATCCACTGGAACGAAATTTACTTGACCGTAAATAATTTTCAGCAATCACTTCATTTTTTTCTGTCGGAGTGTTTGGTACCAAAACAACTTTTGTTCCAACTTTACGTTTTCCGGTAGGGTCATAGACCACCTCACCAACGCCTTCATGAATTAAAGCCATTGGCAATTTCTTTTTCATCGCTTCTTTTCCTCTAGTGCCTGTATAGTATCTTTGATCAGCAGCACAGATAGAGAGATGCGTAGGTCTAACCACAACTTGATTACCCATTACGGTTTTATCTCGGTAGGTTACTTCAAATTGTCTTGGAGAGACAAGACGGTATACTTGATTAATCATTGGTTCAAGCTCCCTTTAATAATAGCATTCGATACATTCAAGTCATAAGGTGTTGTTACTTTGATGTTAAAGATCTCACCTTGTACAAGTTTTACTTGTTCGCCTTTTAAAGAGAATATCTTACAAGCATCAGTAAG from Terribacillus sp. DMT04 encodes the following:
- a CDS encoding CDP-glycerol glycerophosphotransferase family protein, with product MDSLSPWKRIFIWLYRSLFRLAYKLYRFKNNGNREYYLFALYRTDKPEGNLAYVYDELLRQVPNAKVRFIRGANKWNLSMLKEIPYLAEAKCVILDDYYLPVYLIKEDQNLKIVQLWHAAGAFKKFGYSTIGTNFGPNPSYLKLVPIHATYTHVYVSSTSVVPFYAEAFNLPQERVIPIGVPRTDLFTSVKDVEAVEKKLFSSFPIWNNVDTVRVLIAPTYRAGGAQRESNLNMEKVIKDIAKAINPNVQIIYKAHPYTPVEELNKLAEFSNVLVASSGFINEWMLIADAFMTDYSSSVFEFALLRKPFAHFIPDLHEYETNRGLYQQLEVISDGDMLETSEQLVEWINARSKNEYFDSSRMVSLNFDNTSRVSELIVRDFK
- a CDS encoding ribitol-5-phosphate dehydrogenase translates to MINQVYRLVSPRQFEVTYRDKTVMGNQVVVRPTHLSICAADQRYYTGTRGKEAMKKKLPMALIHEGVGEVVYDPTGKRKVGTKVVLVPNTPTEKNEVIAENYLRSSKFRSSGYDGFMQDYVFLDEDRIVELPEDINMNVAAFTELVTIAVHAISRFEKKSHIQKDSFGVWGDGNLGFITCLLLKKLYPESIVSIFGKTDYKLARFSFVDNAYKIDEIPDEVSIDHAIECAGGKGSQYALDQIIDHIKPEGTVCLLGVSEYPIEVNTRMVLEKGLTLLGSSRSGAADFQRTVDIYRDYPEIVEYLSTIIGEVHEVKKIEDATDAFESDLSNSWGKTVMRWLI